One Halobaculum marinum genomic window carries:
- a CDS encoding type II toxin-antitoxin system VapC family toxin encodes MSVFVDTGVFFAHHDTDADRHDQAVSAFDELFDGEFGQPYTNDYVFDETVTLTRGRTGSFEAADTVASRILGEDPFPRVFEMIHVEPDDVRASLETFRRYDDHDLSFTDASIVTLCESRGIDAVLSFDTDFDGLVDRIEPGY; translated from the coding sequence ATGAGTGTCTTCGTCGATACCGGCGTGTTCTTTGCGCATCACGACACGGATGCCGACCGACACGACCAAGCTGTCAGTGCATTCGACGAACTGTTCGATGGGGAGTTCGGACAACCGTACACGAATGACTACGTTTTCGACGAGACTGTGACGCTCACACGTGGTCGAACGGGTTCGTTTGAGGCTGCAGACACTGTCGCCAGTCGTATTCTTGGAGAAGACCCGTTTCCTCGCGTCTTCGAGATGATTCACGTCGAACCAGATGACGTTCGGGCGTCGCTAGAAACGTTTCGTCGATACGACGACCACGATCTCAGTTTCACTGATGCATCGATCGTCACCCTATGCGAGTCACGTGGTATCGACGCCGTGTTGAGTTTCGACACGGACTTTGATGGACTCGTCGACCGTATCGAACCAGGATATTAA
- a CDS encoding DsrE/DsrF/DrsH-like family protein, producing the protein MSTDTPSSQDSEAEDAPSRAELAARVAELEESLAAVDSDDDDSPPKMSIIATKGTLDMAYPPLILASTAAAFGYEVTVFSTFWGLDILHKERSKNLKLSSVGNPNMPVPNIVAALPGMDRMTTAMMEQKIRDNDTATIEELIQTSLDMGVEFQACQMTIELMDYDEDDFYDGVTTGVGAATAIQDMADADIQLLV; encoded by the coding sequence ATGAGCACCGACACCCCGTCTTCCCAAGACTCTGAGGCCGAGGATGCCCCGTCCCGAGCGGAGTTGGCCGCGCGGGTCGCGGAGTTAGAGGAGTCGCTCGCGGCGGTCGACAGCGACGACGACGACTCGCCGCCGAAGATGTCGATCATCGCGACGAAAGGGACGCTCGACATGGCGTACCCGCCGCTGATCCTCGCGAGCACCGCGGCCGCCTTCGGGTACGAGGTGACGGTGTTCTCCACGTTCTGGGGGCTGGATATCCTCCACAAGGAACGGTCGAAGAACCTGAAGCTCAGCTCCGTGGGCAACCCGAACATGCCCGTCCCGAACATCGTCGCCGCGCTCCCCGGCATGGACCGGATGACGACCGCGATGATGGAGCAGAAGATCCGGGACAACGACACGGCCACCATCGAGGAACTCATTCAGACCTCACTCGACATGGGTGTCGAGTTCCAGGCGTGTCAGATGACGATCGAGTTGATGGACTACGACGAGGACGACTTCTACGACGGCGTCACTACGGGCGTCGGCGCCGCGACGGCCATCCAGGACATGGCCGACGCCGACATCCAACTCCTCGTCTAA